GCTTCCTGTCCCGGGGCCGCTTCGAGCATTGGTTGCGCGCCGAAGACCGGGGAGCGGACACAGGCACCGGCCTGCTGCGCATCTCGTCCACCCGCCTGCGCTGGCTGGGTGGGGAGTGGCAGGCGGAAGCCGGCCATCAATTGACGGAGTGGCCCCGTCCGGAGACAGGGCTGCCGGCGGTGGTCACGCCACTGGTCGAGCCGCGTCGCCAGCAGCTGACGCTGGCCCTGGGGCACCGGGTGGGCGGCCTGCAGGCCCGCCTGCAGGGGAGGGCCCGCGGCGTGCGCCTGGACAGCGGGATGGAGCGCCTGGTCGGGCTGGGCCTCTCGCATCACCGCACGCAGGGCTTGCTCAACCGGGCCGATCTGGATGTTCAGCTGCTGCTGGGGCCGCGTGATCGGGGCGGTGAAGCCGGCCTGAATCTGGGGCTGGCCCCGCCGCGCCTGCCGGGGATCGAACTGGGCCTGCGCGGCTGGAGGGTGGTGCGGCAGCTCGACCGGGAGGCGGGCGCCGCCGCCCGACTTTTCCTGCACGGCCGCCTGCCCGCTTCCCTGCGCTGGGAGGCGGGAACCCAATGGCACAGGCTGGAGCAGGACTGGCAGCGGGAATGGCGCCTGGGCCTGCGCGGAGATCTTCGGCTCAGGCCGGGCCGGGAGAGGGCGGGATGAGCGCCTGTCTCCTGCTGCTCTTGTGGGCGGGCGTCACGGCGGGCGCCGTCGAGAGTCCCCATGGACCCTTGGCGTACACATGCGCGGCCTGCCACACCACCAGCGACTGGACCCTGCGCCGCGATCCGGCCTTCCGGCACGACCGCGACAGCTCCTGGCCCTTGGCCGGCGCCCACGCCGGGGTGGCCTGCGCCGCCTGCCACCGGGACCTGCGCTTCCGTGGCACGGCCGCGTCCTGCCAGGACTGCCATCTGGACATCCACCAGGGCAGCCTGGGCGACGGCTGCACGGACTGCCACCGTCCGGCCCGCTGGTTCGACCAGGAACTGCTGCGGCGCCGCCACGAACGCAGCCTCTTCCCGCTGAGCGGGGCGCATGGGGCGCTCGACTGCGCCCAGTGCCACCAGGGAGGCAGCGCCGATCGTTTCGCCACCGCCTCCCCCGCCTGCGCCGCCTGTCACCTGGGGCAGTACCAGGCTGCGGCCGAGCCGGATCATGGGGCGGGCGGCTTTCCCCTGACCTGCGGTGACTGCCACGGCAGCGCCGCCTGGCGGCCGGCGCGCTTTGATCACGGCTGGACGGCCTTTCCCCTGAGCGGCGCCCACCGCGGCACGGCCTGCGCCGCCTGCCACCAGGGCGGGCAATACGCCGGCACGCCGCAGGAATGCCAGGCCTGCCATCTGGGGGACTACCAGGCCGCGCAGAATCCCAACCACCTGACGGCGGGCTTCCCCACCGATTGCGCCGCCTGCCACAGCACGGCGGGCTGGCAGGGCGCCAGCTTCGACCACGACCGCCGCTTCTTCCCCATCTACTCCGGCGAGCACCGCGGCCAATGGACCTCTTGCGCCGATTGCCACATCAATGGCGCCGACCTGGCGGAGTTCTCCTGCCTGGGCTGTCATGCCCACCGGCGCTCAGCCATGGACAACGAGCACGAGGACGTGGCCGGCTACCTCTACGACAGTCCCGCCTGCCTGCAATGCCATCCGGACGGGCGGGAGAGCAGAGTCCGGCCCGCGCCCCGACTGCAAATCCGGCGGGAGGCCGGACCGCGGAGGCCCCTGCGCTGACAGTCGGGCTGGAACATGAAGGAGCCTGCCGCCAAGCAGGCTCGCAGCGGGTTGGCAGTACCGCGTACGGGATTCGAACCCGTGTTACCGGCGTGAGAGGCCAGCGTCCTGAACCACTAGACGAACGCGGCGGAAGGCCCACAGAGTAGCAAAGGGAGCATCGGGGCGCAAGCCAGGGCGGTCTCGCTCCGCCACGGGGCGGGGGGGACCGCCCCCCGCCCGTGGCCGTGGACAAGACTCTATCTGACGCGCTGGAAGTCCTGGCTGCCGGCGGCGATCTGGCCGTCCGGGGCCTGGTTGCTCCAGGTGGCGGCCAGGCGCTCTCCCTCCACGCCAATGAACACGATCTCCACCAGGTAGCCCGAGGAGGGCACCTGATAGGTGAAGGTCAGGGTGCGGCCGTCCCAGTGCTGCTGCGTGATGGGGAAGTTCTCGCCATCGCCGTCCACCACCGACTGGACGACGGGCCGGCCCTCACGCAGCGCGACGATGGTGAGGGATCCCGTCTCCAGGTCCTCCCAGGTGCCCACCAGGGCGGCGCCCTCCGGCGAGAGGCCGCCACCGCCCCTGCCGTGCAGGGAGCAGGCGGCCTGAGCCAGCAGCAGCAGGGCGCACAGCAGGGCCAGGCCGCGACGCGTGCTCTTCTTCATGGATCAGTCCTTCCAGATTGATGACTTCACGTCCCGGGCTAGCAGCCTGTCGGGCTTGGGCTTTGGATGGGATTCGCGTCCAAATCGAGGCCGGTTTTTCGGAAGTTTCGCAGGGCATACTGGTGGTCTGTTCAAGAAACTTGCGGAAAATCCGGACGGATTGGGGCGATGAAGGCCGCCAAGTGGCCAAGTCCGACAGGCTGCTAGCGCTGCGGGAAGGCGAGCAGGTCCTCGTCCACCAGCATCTCGGGCCGCCCCGAACCCAGGATCTGATAGCGGGCGTCGCGGGCCAGGCCCATCTGCTCGGCCACCAGGCTCTCCTGCGCCGCCGTCAGGCCGCCGCCCTGCCCCAGCAGGCGCAGCAGGTTGAGGAGGTCGGCCAGATTCAGTTCCGGGTGGATCTCCCGCAACTTGACGTCGTCCTTGCGCAGGCCGGCGCGCTCGATGGCCAGGTCGATGCCGTCCTGCAGGCCGCCCTGGCCGTCCACCAGCCCCAGCCGCTGGGCCTCGCGGCCGGACCAGATCCGGCCTTCGGCGATGGCGTCGATCTCTTCCCAGCTCTTGCCGCGGTCATCGGCCACCTTCTGCACGAAATCATTGTAGAAATCGCGGACCATGGCCTGCACCTCCAGCGACTGACCCTCCGTCAGCTCGCGGCCGAACACAGGCAAGGCGGGGAGGCGGAACTGGGCGCTGCCGGCGTCGACGTTGAGCGGCGCCATGACCATGGCCCCGCCGAAGCTCTCCTTCTTGCCCGCCCAGACGCCGTCCTGGCGCAGGCGCGAGTTCTCCATCAGGCCCTTGTCGATGAAGAGGCCGGCCGCCACGCCGAGGGAGCCGGTGATGGTGAGCGGCGTGGAGAGGATGGTGTCCGCGGCCATGGACAGGTAGTAGCCGCCCGAGGCCGCCACGAAGCCCTGCACCACGATGAGGGGCTTCTTCTTCTTGAGGCGCTCCATCTCGCGCCAGATCAGGTCGGAGGCGTAGCCGCTGCCGCCGGGGCTGTCGATGTGGAAGACGACGGCCTTGACGTTGTCGTCCTCGCGGGCCGCCTTGAACTGCTTGACCAGGGTCTCGTCGCCGATGAGGAAGGGACCCAGGCTGCGGCCCGACATGATGGGGCCGGCGGCGTAGATGACGGCCACCTCGGGCTGCACGCCCCAGCGCCGCTTCGCCGGCTTCTCCTGCAGGGAGGCCAGAGAGACGACCCGGTCCTCCTTCAGCTTCTTCAGCTTGGCCGCATCGAAGCCCAGGGAGATGGTGATGCCGTGGCTGTCCTTCTTCCCGTCGTCATCGTCGCTCGATTCGCGGCGACAGACCCAGTCCTCCACTTGATCGTCGTAGAGCAGGGTGTCCACCAGCCCCAGTTCCAACATGTCGTCCTTGGAGAAGAACCAGCGCTCCAGCACGCGCTCCATCTGGGCGTCGCTGAAGCCATAACCCTGCTGGATCCCGCTTGTCATGTGCTGGTAGATGTCGTTGAAGCAGCGGCCCACGTTCTCCCGCACCTCGGGGGACATGGAGGCGCGGTCCAGGTCTTCGCCCGCGCCCTTCCAGGCCCCCACGTTGAAGCGGACGAAATCGATCCCCGCCTCCTCCAGGACGTCGGCCAGGTAGAGGCGCTCCCGCCCCAAGTTGTCCAGCTGGGCGCCGCCCACAGGCAGCAGGGCGCGGCGGTCGGCCACGGAGGCTACGTAAAGCGTGGACAGGCTGTACATGTGGCTGAAGACAGCCACCTCGCCGCCCGTCCGGCGCTTGTAGTCCTCGATGCGCGTGCGGATCTCCCGCAGCAGGGCCAGGTCCGCCTGGAAGTCCGGCTTGATGTTGATGAACAGGCCCTTCAGGCGGGGGTTGGCCTCGGCGTCCTTCATCTGGCGCAGGAACTTGGACAACTGGAACTTCTGGCCCGAGACCAGCCAGGGATACTCGCCGGCCATGCCGGCCAGCTCGATGCGGGCGAAGAGGTGCTTCTTGTGGCCCAGGGGCAGGCCCTGGTTGAAGGTGCGGTCGCTTACGTGGATGGAGTAGCGCCGGCCCGGATCCAGGTTGTCGTTGTCGGCCTGGGGCAGGATGGTGCTGAAGCCCAGGCCGCGCAGCTGCACGCCCGCCTGCACCGTCCAGCCCGGCTCGAAGCCGGCATGGCCGCCCAGGTTGACCGCCTGGCGGGCGCTGAGGCGCAGGTAATCCACCGGCTCCAGCTCCACGCCCAGCCAGTACTGGTCCGTCTTCTTCACGTAGGCGTCCCTGTCGAAGCGCCAGGCGCCGTCCAGGGAGAGGGTGGCGCGGTCCCAGAAGGGCCGCAGGGCCAAGCCCGCCTCGTAGAGGTAGCGGGGCAACTGATAGGTGCGCCCCAGGGCGATGGTGCCGGTCATGCCCAGGCTGGCATAGCGATGGAGGTGGTTGAGGCTGGAGACGATGAACTGGTCCGGTTCCTGGGCGGCATCCCAGGTGCCGTTGCTCCAGCCATAGGCCAGACCCGTGTAGTTGCCCTTGTCGCCGAATCCCACGCCCAGGCGGTACTGGTTCATGGAGTGCCGGCCGGTGGGATCCTCCTCGTGGACGAGGCCGAAGCCCAGTCCCCCCAGATTGGTGAAGAAGGCCAACTCGCTCTGCTGGGGATGGTCGTCCCCCTCCCCCGAGAAGATGAATTCCATCTCCGCCGTGTTGTCGTAGTACCCCCACAGGGCCGGATTCCAATAACCGGCGGCCGGACCACGGCCGGCGGCGACCGAGCCCACGCTCCAGGCGCCCAGATCGCCGCGGGTGCGGAGCGGGGAGAGGGGCGCGGCCAGCAGGTGGGTGGATATCAGGCAGAGGGGCAGAACAAGGGAGATCCGTCCAGGCTTCATGATTCCTCCATGGTTGCGAAGTGGCTCCGACCGCCGCCTGGCCCAAGTGTTTCGTGGAAAATCGAGATTGGGCGAAGGGAATGCAATCCGCCGCCGGGAAGCAGGTCGGGCGGATCTCGTCATGTGTAGAAAAAGGAACGCCCGGCCGATGAGCCGGGCGCGGAAACTCGATGTAGCCTGAAGAATTCTACATCAGCATGAAGGCCGCCACGAGCAGGAGCAAGAAGAGAGGCGAGGAGAAGTAAAGATCCACCCGCTTCCTGAAATCCGTCACGCGCCTTTTCATGACCTTCGACATGCCGATCCCCCATTCATTTCTGGAAACCGCCCCACCGTTTGATCACCGCGACCCCCATCGGGCGACCCCTCAGCGGATTCCGTACGGCTGCATCGTACTTCCGATTTTGCTGATTCCGACATGAGCAAGCTCTGTGCCAACGATCCTTCAAGATGGAAGTTGCTGATCAGCAAACAATTCAAATCGTGGAATGCCGCCGCCTCAGCTTTGCGCCTGTGCAAGATCGGGCGCTTCGGGCGATTATCCGTCCCCCTGACGGCATCCCATCCGTCGCCCATCTTTGCCGTCTGTCAACCGAATTGGTTGAATTAACGAGCATGCGGTCGCTCAGGCCGCCGCCGTCTCCTCCCGGGCCGGGGCCGGGTGGTGGCGGTGCAAGCCGAAGCGTCCCAACAGCAGGGCGGCCAGGGTCAGCAGTGTGATCCAGCGACCCCAGATCCAGGCTGCCGGCCGGTACTCCAGGATGAGGTGGTGATCGCCCGCCTCGCTGACAGCCACCGCCCGCAGCAGGTGGTCGGCGCGCAGGATGGGCACCTCCCGTCCATCCAGGGTGGCCCTCCAACCGCGGGGCAGCCAGATCTCCGAGAGGAGGGCGAGAGTGGGGCCCGCCGTGGTGAGGCGCAGTTCGATGCGGTCGGGCTCATAGCGGACAATGCGCCCCTCGCCGGTGGAAAGGCCCGCCGGCAAGGGCGGCGCGGGATCCACCAGGGCCAGGGCGCGCGGGTCCAGGCCCGCCATCACCCGCTCGAAATGCTCCTCGCCGGGCAGGGCCTCCCAGGTCGCCGGGAAGGAGAGGCGGGGCAGGGCGCCCGGATTGCGCAGCAGGAAGCCGTCGGGGTGCTGTCCCGCCACTTCCAGCCAGGGCGGCGGTGACTGGCGGCTGATCACCCATTGCACATTGAGCAGGTCCAGCCAGGCGGGATGCAAGGTGGAGCCGCCTCCGGGCAGGGCCACCCGCCCCTCGCCCAACACGCGCTGGATCCCCGCCGGCTTGGCGCCGTGGTAGCCTTCGATGCTGTGCAGGCCGTGCCAGACGGCCTCGTTGGTTCCGTAGACGCCGTCCGGCCAGACACGGAAACTGTGCTTGTCGGGCAGGGCGGCCAACTGGGCCAGAGCGCCGCGCGCCCGGAAAAGGGCCTGGGGATCCCGCCGCGCCTCGAAGGCCAGGGTGCGCCGGCCCATGGGGAGCAGGTCCGCCGCGACGAGCAGGCCCAGCAAGACGGCCAAGGCGGGCAGGGGCAGCACCCCGGCCAGGAGCAGCCACAGGGCCAAGCTGGCCAGCCCGGCGAAGAGCAGGGTACGTGCCGCGTCGCCGCGCAGTTCGGCCGCGCGCGTGGCCCGCAGCTGGCCCACCACCTGCTCCACCCGCTCGGTCCGCGGTTGGACGCCCTGCTGCTGGAGGTAATAGGCGACGCGCTGCTCGTCCAGCTCGTGGCGATAGGAATCGCCGGGGGACAGGCCTTTCTGCGGATCCGGTTTCGCCAAATGGAACAGGCCGGCCATCAGGAGGGCCCCCAGCGCGGCGCCCAGCGCCCAGCGGGTGGGTGGGGCGGTGAAGGCGCGGGTCTTGGCCTCGGGTCCGGCCCCGCCTCGCAGGCCGGCGGCCAAGCTGAGCAACCGGTCCAGGCCCAGCGCCGCGATGAAGATGAGGCCCATCTGGGCGGGGGCCAGGGCCCACATGTGGGCGCGCAGCTTGGCGTAGCCGGGCAGCCAGTCCACCAGCGCGCCGAAGAGGGGGGTGAAGCGGCCCAGGCCAAGCAGCAGCATGAGGAGGACGGGCACGAGCCAGGGCCACAGCCGCCGCCGGTCCTCCTTCGCCAGGAAGGCCACGACCAGCAATGGCAGCCAGAGGGCCCCGGCGTAGAGCGGGAAAGCCGTGTATTCCAGCGCGCCCCAGTAGGTGCCGCCCCCGAAGCCGCGCGCGCCGGGGATCCACCAGGTCAGCAGGTCGGCGGGCGGGAAGGAGTAGGAGCCGGCGTAGGCGCCCCCCGCCACCGCCGCCTCGGTGCCGGCCCGCATGCTGAGTGAGGAGTATTCGAGCACGGGCAACAGGAAGAAGGCGGCCAGGCCCAGTGCCAGCGCCACCCAGGCCAGGGCGCGCAGACCCGCCCCCAGCCAGGGCCGGCCCTCCCCGCCGCGCATCTGCCACAGACGAAGCAGCGTGTAGAGGCCGGCGAAGAGGAGGAAGTACCAGCTCATCTGCACATGCTTGACAGTGAAAAGCATGCCCAGGACCAGGGCCGCCGGCGCCAGGTTGCGCCTGCTGCGCTCCTCCAGCAGGCGGTCCAGCCAGTAGAGGGCGAGCGGCATCCAGCACACGGTCCAGAGCTTGATGGTGTGGCCGGCCCCCATCAGGCCGACCAGGGTCGTGCTGAAGGTGAGGGTCAGCGCCCCGAAGCCCGCCGCCAGCCAGCCCAGGCGCCGGCGCCGCAGGTAGAGGAAAGAGCCGGCCCCCAGCAGCAGCAGGTGCAGGAAATGCAGGACGATGGGATCCTTCATGACGGGCAGCACGCTGCCCAGACCCCAGGTGGCGATGGCGGAGACCAGGTAGGCGGGCGTCACCATCACGCTGGCGTAGCAGGGCATGCCGCCGAAGAGGTAGGGGATCCACTGCGCCACATGGCCGTGGCGGAAGATCTGCGCGCGCCCGAACTCGGAGAAGGGCAGGCTCTTCACCGTGTCCGCGGGCAGCAGCGTCAGGCCGCTGAAGAAGGGGGCCAGCAGCACGGCGAGCAGCACGAGGACGATGCCGCCCAGCAGCAGGACCTGGGTCTTCCTCTTCATCTTCGCCTCATCGCTTGGGGGCGCGGCGGGCCCGCCACACCTTGGACAATTGGCCACTGCGCGTCTCATAGGCGCCCAGCAACAGGGCGGCGGCCGCCAGGGCCGCCAGGTTGACCCACGGGTTCCATTCCTGCAGCCAGCCCTCTCCCAGGCCCAGGAGGCCGACGGCGCCCAGGGCCAGGGAGGGCGCCAACCAGCCCAGGACGCGGCGCAGAGGCAAGTCCAGGCGGCGCGCCGATCCCAGCAGCACGACCAGGCTGTAGCTCCAGAAGCCGGCGAAGGCGACCAGGGCCCCCCACAGCGCGCGGTCCAGGCCCGCGGCGGGGGCACCCTTCGCCGCTCCGGCCAGCCAAGGCTCCAGCCAGGCGGGGGGCGGCAGCAGGTCCAGGCCCAGCATGAGGGCGAGGCAGGCGGCGGCGAGGAGGCCCACCCGCGCGGCACGGCCCTCGCTCATGAGCAAGCTGACCAGAATGTAGGAGAGAAAGAGGGGGCAGACCCCCAGGGCGGCCAATTGGAAGAGGGGCACGCCCGGGAGGAATCGGGGCAGGAGCAGGCTGATCAGCCAGGGCAGTTGCAATAGGCCAAGGCCGAGCAGGACGGGCGCCCCCACCGCCACCAAACCGCTCTGGCGGGCCACATCGGCCAGCAGACCCGGCCGCCGGGCGGGATCCCCCTGGCGCGCCGTGTAGTCCGGGATGAGCACAGTGAGCAGCACGGCGGGCAGGAGCAGCAGCGCGTCGCGCAAGAGCACGCCCTGCTCGTAGAGCCCCAGGACCGGCAGGGGCAGCAGGCGGCTCATCACCAGGCGGTCCCCCGCCACGAGGAGCAGCAGGGCGAGGGAGGCGAGGGCCAGGGGGGGGCCGGAGCGCCAGAGCAGCCGCATGGCCGGGAGATCGAAGCGCGGCGCCGCCACACCGCCGTGCCGGGCGGCCCAGCCGATGCCGGCAAGCAGGGAAATGGAGACGCCGGCATGCAGGGCGTAGACCTGGGCCGACTCGGGCAGGGTGAAGAGAAGCAGGAGGACGACCGCGCCGCGCAGCGCCCCCTGGATGAATTGCAGCAGGGCCAGGTCGCGGATGCGCCGGCTGCCGTTGAGATCGCAGTAGCTGACCTTGAAAGCGGCGTGGCAGACGCCGGAGAGGATGGCCAGCCGCAGCAGGAGGGGATCGGCGAACCAGCCGCCCAGCCAGGGCTGCAAGGCAAGAAACAGGACCGCCAATCCCAGGGCGAGGAGCAGGGTCATGAACCAGGCGCCGCCCCGCAGGCGCTGGGCCAGGCCGTCCGGGCCGCCGCGGGCCAGGGGCAGCTCGCGCACCAAGGCGTCGGGGAAGCCCATCGTGAGGAAGGGCAGGGCCACCAGCACGAGGTTGGGCATGCTCAGCTGTCCCAGGCCTTCCGGCCCCAGCACGCGTGCCACCACCCAGCCCACCAGCAGGCCAAGGACCCGGATGCCCAGCCGCGCGGCCGCCAGTCCCCCC
The DNA window shown above is from bacterium and carries:
- a CDS encoding oligosaccharide flippase family protein — translated: GGLAAARLGIRVLGLLVGWVVARVLGPEGLGQLSMPNLVLVALPFLTMGFPDALVRELPLARGGPDGLAQRLRGGAWFMTLLLALGLAVLFLALQPWLGGWFADPLLLRLAILSGVCHAAFKVSYCDLNGSRRIRDLALLQFIQGALRGAVVLLLLFTLPESAQVYALHAGVSISLLAGIGWAARHGGVAAPRFDLPAMRLLWRSGPPLALASLALLLLVAGDRLVMSRLLPLPVLGLYEQGVLLRDALLLLPAVLLTVLIPDYTARQGDPARRPGLLADVARQSGLVAVGAPVLLGLGLLQLPWLISLLLPRFLPGVPLFQLAALGVCPLFLSYILVSLLMSEGRAARVGLLAAACLALMLGLDLLPPPAWLEPWLAGAAKGAPAAGLDRALWGALVAFAGFWSYSLVVLLGSARRLDLPLRRVLGWLAPSLALGAVGLLGLGEGWLQEWNPWVNLAALAAAALLLGAYETRSGQLSKVWRARRAPKR
- a CDS encoding cytochrome c3 family protein codes for the protein MSACLLLLLWAGVTAGAVESPHGPLAYTCAACHTTSDWTLRRDPAFRHDRDSSWPLAGAHAGVACAACHRDLRFRGTAASCQDCHLDIHQGSLGDGCTDCHRPARWFDQELLRRRHERSLFPLSGAHGALDCAQCHQGGSADRFATASPACAACHLGQYQAAAEPDHGAGGFPLTCGDCHGSAAWRPARFDHGWTAFPLSGAHRGTACAACHQGGQYAGTPQECQACHLGDYQAAQNPNHLTAGFPTDCAACHSTAGWQGASFDHDRRFFPIYSGEHRGQWTSCADCHINGADLAEFSCLGCHAHRRSAMDNEHEDVAGYLYDSPACLQCHPDGRESRVRPAPRLQIRREAGPRRPLR
- a CDS encoding S49 family peptidase, which codes for MKPGRISLVLPLCLISTHLLAAPLSPLRTRGDLGAWSVGSVAAGRGPAAGYWNPALWGYYDNTAEMEFIFSGEGDDHPQQSELAFFTNLGGLGFGLVHEEDPTGRHSMNQYRLGVGFGDKGNYTGLAYGWSNGTWDAAQEPDQFIVSSLNHLHRYASLGMTGTIALGRTYQLPRYLYEAGLALRPFWDRATLSLDGAWRFDRDAYVKKTDQYWLGVELEPVDYLRLSARQAVNLGGHAGFEPGWTVQAGVQLRGLGFSTILPQADNDNLDPGRRYSIHVSDRTFNQGLPLGHKKHLFARIELAGMAGEYPWLVSGQKFQLSKFLRQMKDAEANPRLKGLFINIKPDFQADLALLREIRTRIEDYKRRTGGEVAVFSHMYSLSTLYVASVADRRALLPVGGAQLDNLGRERLYLADVLEEAGIDFVRFNVGAWKGAGEDLDRASMSPEVRENVGRCFNDIYQHMTSGIQQGYGFSDAQMERVLERWFFSKDDMLELGLVDTLLYDDQVEDWVCRRESSDDDDGKKDSHGITISLGFDAAKLKKLKEDRVVSLASLQEKPAKRRWGVQPEVAVIYAAGPIMSGRSLGPFLIGDETLVKQFKAAREDDNVKAVVFHIDSPGGSGYASDLIWREMERLKKKKPLIVVQGFVAASGGYYLSMAADTILSTPLTITGSLGVAAGLFIDKGLMENSRLRQDGVWAGKKESFGGAMVMAPLNVDAGSAQFRLPALPVFGRELTEGQSLEVQAMVRDFYNDFVQKVADDRGKSWEEIDAIAEGRIWSGREAQRLGLVDGQGGLQDGIDLAIERAGLRKDDVKLREIHPELNLADLLNLLRLLGQGGGLTAAQESLVAEQMGLARDARYQILGSGRPEMLVDEDLLAFPQR